Genomic window (Cenarchaeum symbiont of Oopsacas minuta):
TATGACATATGTCTTGCAAATGGAGGTCCCAAAGTTCACTGTTTTGCCATATCGGAATTTGCATCTAGGCACCCTGAAGTACAGATAATATATCCAAAGCCATACAGATGGCAGCAGGAGTCATTATCAATGGATAATATTATTCCAACCTCATCAGGAATTGGCGAAACTCATTTTTTCAAATTTCCAATATGCGCACCAATAGAAGAAATCCCAGCTTGAAAATATTAGAATATCTGTAACTGTCTAGAGTTTTGAAGTACCATCCACAAGATATTGCATCATATAGTCATGAAAGTTTAGATTTCGTTGCCTACATGTCTCCTTTACACTCATCAATATCTTGTGTGATGTAGCGCCATCATCTGTTCGATGACCGTTTGTAATCTTTCGTATTACCACGTTTGGCTTCTCTGCAGTATTATTATGTGAATCAGTTCCAGTCTTCAAGAGTATGAGGTCACGTCCCTGCCTATAATTATCAAGAAAGTTCTAGATTTACGCACAAAATTACAGAGTATCTGACCTTGTACCTTCAAGAACGTGAAAAGCATGTCTTGTTCACGCTTTAGTCGTTTGACAAATCTGATACAATTCTTTTCTGTATATTTTTTGGATAAAAGAGACGATAAACGACGCTCGAGTTTTTGTGTATAACATTTGATTTATCACGAATGTTTACAGCATCATGTGAGTCATTTAGGATCTTTTTCAAACATTTTCCAAAAACAATAAACTCTTTTTTGGGATTTTTATACTGTAGAGTATCTCTCATATAATGAACATGGCATCTTTGATGACTGTTTCCAACGTAATTCCATGCAGACCATGAATCACTTGTCAGTGTATCCTTTTAACACTCTCATTGGAGCTATTCTACCACGTGATTTGTCAATCTCATATATGGTCGTCCATTTTCCAACAAATGCCCACAACCAATGATTCTTCCCGTTGATGCGCCAGCTAGTCTCATCCCCATGTATATTCAACTCGGTTTTTAGATCTCTTATCATCTGTTCATATAATGGGCCAAATGCTGTAGCGGTTTTTTTTACTGCGTGATTTATGGTAGATTCATTCATGTGTATGCCGTATATCATTTCTAATAGTTGGGATATTTTTTGATATGATAATCCAAGTGTTTTGAGTACAATTAAAAATACTGCTAGTCGGATTCCAAATCTTTCATTTGGTAATGCAGTATGGATTTTTGGCGTGATTGTTTTTTTGCAACATTTACAATATCTTCTAAATATCGTATTGCATACCTGTGCTGGAATAATATCTTCTACTATACGTGTGTATTTATGCACAATTTTGGATAGTTTGTTTCCGCAGACATGACATGATTTTTGATCCACCTCGGTTTTGTTATCAATGTGAACTGGTCGTTTTCTGCTGGTTCTTGCATGTTAAGTTTTATAACTGAATCTGGTTTGTTGGGTTTTGCACGAATATTCTTTGCTGTAAGAGCATTTATCGTGATTTTTAATTCTTCATTCTCATTTTTTGTCTGTTGTGTAGTTTCTTGATATTCTTGTATCGCCTTTCCTTGTTGCTGTATCTTTTCTCCTTGTTGTTGCATAGTTTCTTTACATTCTCGTATCGCTTTTCCTTGTTGCTGTATCTTTTCTCCTTGTTGTTGCATAGTTTCTTTACATTCTCGTATTGTTTCTCCTTGTTGTTTGTTTTCCTTGCGTGATAATGCAAGTTCTTTCTCTAGATTCTCAGATCTAGGACAAATGTGGTCTATTTTTTCATTATTCATGAACGATTTTTTGTATTATACACCTGATCCAAAAATGTAATGATGAAAAATATTGGATCAAATGGTCAGATTACTTCAAAACTCTAGATAGTTACCTTTTATCTAGTATGGATTTGAGAGAACAGCGTTCAGATCCAGTCTGTCGGTCACGTATCGAAATAATCCATACCAGACAGATGATGGTTACATAAGGTTAAGTTAATTTGTTATTGTATATTTTGATAATATAAGGAATTGATTTTTTTACATCATCGTCAGATATTATAATTGATCTAAAATCCCCCTTATAATGATGACTTGTTTTAGATATATCCTCTATAAACTGAGAGGATTCAATTATTCCATCTTCAATTTTTGTATTATAGATTAAATATATTTGATTTTTTTGAGCAATCATTTCACAAATATTCACATTTTTATCATAATTTTTAATCGAACCCTGTTTTTTTATCATAAAAAATCCAGTATTTTTACAAGATTCCAATATGGTGTTTTTTAATTTATGCCATAATTCTTTAATTTCCATACTATCTAGATATTCTTTTTCAGACAGATCATCATCATCAAACATAAAAGTATCTGACACTTCTTCAGGTATTTTCCATATTTGTAGTGCCTTGTTTGCAAATAATTGTGCACGTTTTATAATATCATCTTTTTTCCATTTTGTATAATCACATAGTTCACGAGTAATTTTTAGATGGCTTTTACCATATTCAATTTTCTTTTTCTCAAAGGAGAGATTGCTAATTTCAGGGTTATGGGCGGTTAATGTTAAATTACCAATTGTATGTAAGAATTTATCATGTATAAATTCCCATGAATCTCCTAAATGTTTTTTCCATTCTTCAGTTATTGTTTGTGGAAGAATATGTTCAATTTGTAATTTTTCTCCATCCACAACTTCATTATTATCTTGGTGTTCTAACCTAACAAGCATATACTTACAGATATTTTTATTAGAATACAATTTTGATTCAATTATTTTTTCTCTAAATAGATCATTTCTAGGAAATCTCAAATTTGGTGCGGTTTTGAGCATAAGTACACGTTGTATGCTCTTTACATATTCTTTATAGTCGATATGAGATATCAATTCGGTAAACATTCTATTTGCAGCCTTCATTCCAGTATCACATACAGTACATCGAAGAAGATAGCAATCGACTAATAAAAATATTATAATCGTGTCATCAATTGTAATTTTGTTATTGGCATAATCTACTAAAATTTTTAATAATAATGAATGAGCTATAGTAGTATCTTGATCAAGTATATATCCAATTACTTTGTTTAATTTATCCGATTCATGATCTTTGAAGATCAATTTTTTATATTGTTTAGAACATTCATAAATTTTTTCTATTAATTCGCCCATATTTTTATTACGTGCGTGGTCTTTAAAAAATTCATAGAGGTTAGCTTTAGAAACAAATACTCGTTGTTCCATCATCAGGTAATTTCGTAAAAATTCATCGAGGTTGCCGTCTTCACCACTATCGTTTTCCATTTTTTGCCAATATTTTTTATAAATTGTTTTTTGCACATTAACATCAAATTTCATTAATATATAATTACGTACTAGATCGGTATTTGATAATGCCAAACCAGTAGAATTCATACTTTCAAAAATTTCTTGTGGATTATCTCCACCGTCTTTTTTAATGAGTATGCTTACCGTAGTCAAACTACGAAAACCACTCCAAATTTTATCCGGATCTACTTTATCATTAGATATTTTATTTTTAAAAATATTAAAATTTGCAACAATATTATTTGATTCTTCAGATTTGCTATTATCGAGTATATTCTTAAATGATCCATCATCAGTATCAGTTAAAACTAATTTATAATAATCAGGTAATTTTTGTTGTGCAGTTGTATTAAAAAGTATCTGGTCTATTTTTCCTACTGTTACATTTTTTTTTTTCATATTATTTTCAGTAAGATAATTCTTTAATGCTGCTAAAAGTAACATTAATGTTGTGAGACGTTGTTGTCCATCAATTATTTGATATGGCATTACATCAACATTGGCAGGAACTACATCTCCAACATACGTGACTGCACCA
Coding sequences:
- a CDS encoding transposase — protein: MHKYTRIVEDIIPAQVCNTIFRRYCKCCKKTITPKIHTALPNERFGIRLAVFLIVLKTLGLSYQKISQLLEMIYGIHMNESTINHAVKKTATAFGPLYEQMIRDLKTELNIHGDETSWRINGKNHWLWAFVGKWTTIYEIDKSRGRIAPMRVLKGYTDK